ATTTTTCTCTATGTAAGATCATTATCATATGTAACTGGATTTAAATTTTTATTAAGATCGGTTTTGGATTTTTCTAACAAGGCAGAAAAATTATAATAGGATGTTTTTTGCTTATCTGATTTATCTGACTGCGATTTTTGCCAGATTATCCAGCCCAAAAATATCGCTATTAAAGGCAATACCAAAAACAATCCTATTCTCAAATGTCTAAATAACCTGTGTAAATTTTTCTGTTTAACTTGTTTATCCGTATCATCATTAGGTGTTGCAGTGATAATTAATATTTGACTAGTCATCCATTCATCCAAAACTTCAGGCTTTTGAGGTTCATCTTTATAAGGAACTATCGCACGAGATTGAATTTTTCGTATCAGATTATTGAAGCTATTACTTTTCGTAACATATACTTGTGTATTATCATTAGAAGGATGGTGATTAGACTTTTCAATATTACCTTGTATCAGCAAATCAGCATCAAATTCACTAATACTAACAATTAGTTTAAGGATATCTTTATACTCTGTATACTCTGTTACTCCCTGATGCCCAAAATTTTGAGGTATAACCATAGAGATATCTCTTCCTTCTAAAGCCCAAATTTCTTGGCCTGGTTGCAACAATATTCCAGTCCTAACTCCTGCAAAAGGAATTCCTGTAACAGCAAAAAGTTCGGTTAAATTCAGCAAAACGCAGTAAAGAGCATTTTCACTTTTATTAGTTAGTTTTATCCTAATTATTGGAGGTTCTAACTTTCCATTATTGGCTTGATATTTTAAATAAATCGGGTAATCGTGAATTTCTGATTCCTGTTGATAAACTTGCATTTGTACCGCATCACTTGAAATTAAACTGTTTGCAGGACTTGTAATGGTAGCTATATTTATCCATCGTGCAATATGTTCTAAAGCATGAATTGCTTGTAATGCACTTTCTGAGGTAAATCCTGGAATTGGGGATATTAATTGGCGCTGATCGCTAACGCGTATAATGAAATATTTATCACCTAAAGCTTGCAAGCAAACATCTGCTTCGTTGAAATTATCTACTTCACCAATATAAAGTGAATGGCTTTCACCAAAACTAGCTGTTTGAATAGCTTGACGTGCATAGTTAACTCCAGATTCTTCTCCTTTCAAATAAACTTTCAAAAAAGATGCAGGTAAACTAGTAATCACAGCTTTGTAAGTTAACTCTGGATCTAATATTTCTCTTTCTCCAGAGATATTAATTCGGCTCAATTGTGGTAAAACTTCTGTAATTTCTGCTACAGCGATCGCATCTTGTAGCTGGCTAATATCTTCTACATTTATGGGAAAGATAGCTAACCTTGTTTTTTCATTTCCGTTACTATAAATAATACCATGAATCGCACCTGCATCAATACTCCAACCATTGAGTCCATCATAAATAATGGTAAAGTATATTTGTCGTTGACCAACTATACCCCCTAAAAAAGGCTGGTCTAAGTAATTGGAATTTGTCGCTTCAATTTGCGGCGATTGTTTGGGATATAAACTGCGAACTAAGGCATTAGTTCGCTTAAATAAATCACGATAATTTAAACTGCCATTTCGTTGTAAGCTGTCCATTAAAAAGTAGGAAAATACTCCTCTTTTTTGGCTACGATGTTCTTTTGCCTCTTCATTATCTCGGCAAGCGGCTAAAAGTATGTATTCCCCCTGTGGGATAAAAAACTTATTTGATTCGTTGTCATTCAAATCAGATTTAGAAAAGAAACTATTGATTTCTTTCTCTGACAATATAAAGCTAGAAAGTGGTCTTTCTCTCAA
The Nostoc punctiforme PCC 73102 genome window above contains:
- a CDS encoding caspase family protein, translated to MSRSVYALTVGINNYQSHTIPPLKGCVNDITVIDEFLRKHLTNNEDKLFIKKLINHEATRQAIIDGFREHLCQAKSNDVALFYFSGHGSQERAGQEFWNLEPDHLNETLVCWDSRTDDIWDLADKEIAKLIAEVSQNHPHIVIILDCCHSGGGTRDENDDVSSDKFNLQYTGIRSVNTELRERPLSSFILSEKEINSFFSKSDLNDNESNKFFIPQGEYILLAACRDNEEAKEHRSQKRGVFSYFLMDSLQRNGSLNYRDLFKRTNALVRSLYPKQSPQIEATNSNYLDQPFLGGIVGQRQIYFTIIYDGLNGWSIDAGAIHGIIYSNGNEKTRLAIFPINVEDISQLQDAIAVAEITEVLPQLSRINISGEREILDPELTYKAVITSLPASFLKVYLKGEESGVNYARQAIQTASFGESHSLYIGEVDNFNEADVCLQALGDKYFIIRVSDQRQLISPIPGFTSESALQAIHALEHIARWINIATITSPANSLISSDAVQMQVYQQESEIHDYPIYLKYQANNGKLEPPIIRIKLTNKSENALYCVLLNLTELFAVTGIPFAGVRTGILLQPGQEIWALEGRDISMVIPQNFGHQGVTEYTEYKDILKLIVSISEFDADLLIQGNIEKSNHHPSNDNTQVYVTKSNSFNNLIRKIQSRAIVPYKDEPQKPEVLDEWMTSQILIITATPNDDTDKQVKQKNLHRLFRHLRIGLFLVLPLIAIFLGWIIWQKSQSDKSDKQKTSYYNFSALLEKSKTDLNKNLNPVTYDNDLT